The genomic window TAAAAATCATTTTTTTCTATAATCCTGTCGTACATAAAATTATTATCAGAAAAAGTAGCAAGGCTATAACTCTTACCGTTATAAGCCGGCTTACCTGTTAGTGCAAAAATATATGCAATACGGGTAAGTTCTGTTTTGCGAGGCTCTTCCCAAAACAATTCACGGGCACGCTCATCCAAAATGGTGCCTATTGTTATTTGTGCGGCATTTGTTAACAGCGTTGCATTAGCTCGGCTTCTCACTACGTTTAAGTCGGCCATAGCCAATCCAAGCTCACCTTTCCAGTAATAAGCTTCTGCCCTAAGTAGATAGGTTTCTGCCAAACGGAATACGTACCAATCGGTATTTGTTCCGCGGGGTGGTGTCCAGTATGGGTCATTTGCTAACGCGTTGGTCGAATTGATGAAAACTTTATAATGTGGCCACCCAAACCAGTGACGAATGGTATCAAGTGCACCATTTGTGAAACGTTGTTTAATATTTGCATCCGAATACATTTGCAAAGGCTGACCATATAAGGCTCTATCCGCAGCATTTGTTGAGGTTTTCAATGCCGGGTTATTGTACACTAAATCTGTCATATCCATCCACATGCCTTTTGCATGTCGGTAATCGGTATTATCGGTCCAGATGTATTTTGTGCTGTAAGGCGTACCGCGGTATCGGCCAATTCCCCTACCGTACATTCTGGTCAGTGGAATTTCTGCGGTAACCAAATCCACAATTGCGGTCGCTCCTGATGGTGTTTTTACGTTTGCAAAATGCCAGGCAGGAACGGTGTTTCTCATCAGTTGTGAACCCAGGGCTGTAAAACCAGCAAAAGCTTCCCTATCAATCACTAAAAATAGTGCTTCCCTATTGGTAGTAAGCGATTTATTATCCATTCGGTGCAAATCCCAGACTACATTTTTTGTCAAATCAGAAGCGGTGCTTCCAAAGCGCGTGGTCATCATACCATATTTCCCACCAGAAATTACATTAGAAGCTGAAGCAATTGCATCATCAAATCTACCAAGTGCCAGATTTACTTTAGTTAGCAAATGGCTAACAGCACCTTTGGTTACATCCCCCTTATTGCCTCCATCGGTAACCCAGGTTTGGGCAAATTCAAGATCTGTTTTCATTTTGCCCAGGATTACTTCCCTTTTTGTGGAATAAAAATCTGCTTTTGGAAATTCCAGATCATTTAAAAGCAATGGTACATCGCCGAACTGATGAACAAGTCTGTAGTAATAATAAGCCCGGTAAAAATATGCTGATCCTAAAATCAGATTTTTTTCAGCTTGAGATGTATATGTTGGTTTATCAATGTTTGAAATGATTGTATTAGCTTGCCGTACCGCAACAAATTCATTATCCCAATACCAGCCTATTTTGTTGAAGTCATCGCTGTTAAGATTGGCATCCGGAGTGATCCTGGAAATTAAATCCTGAGCGGGTGTGTTTTTATCGGTTGTTCCATCCACAGCAACATCTGAAAAAATCGATTCCGTTAGTATTGGAGCAGAATCGCCAAAAAACTCTCTTCGCGTAGCCAATCCAAGACCATTAAGTGCGGCTTTCATAGCGGTAAGGTTGTTTAGATTTTCTGGTGCATAAGCGGAGAGTTGTTCTGAATCCAGATATGCTTTCTTACATCCAGCAAAGCCCAGTAATGCAGTGAAAGCAAATAGGATGGATATATTCTGATTTATTTTTTTCATTTTCATTTAAGTTATAAATTCACATTAAGACCTAAAGTATAGTATCTTGGCGTAGGACCATTATTTTGCGGATCCCAAAATGTCCATGTTGGTGCATAGTAGCCTGCATTATTTACATTGGCATAAATTTTAGCGCTTTTTACACGAAGTTTAGTAAGCAAATCTGATGGTACCGAATAAGATACTGCTACGGTGTTTAGGCGTATGAAAGAATTATCCCAATACACATTATAGCTTGTCCCACTGGATCCAGAATTTAGTCTGGCATAATCATTTATTGGGTTTGCGGGAGTCCAATATGGTAAAACATACGATGATGAGCGGGCAAATCCTACGCTACCAGGCTGGTTTTTTGCTGAATTGTATTGTTTAAGCTGCCCCCAGTTGGCAAGCAATTGAAATGAAAAATCAAAATTTTTGAAAATATTGAATTCATTTCTCATGGCGAAGAAATAGCGTGGTGTACGGTAACCTAAAAACTTTTTGTCATTATCAGAATAGGCATAATCTCCGTCAACATCTTCCAACTTAAAATCGCCGGGTTTAATGGCTGCTTTTGTAAATTTAGCGGCTTCGGCCATTTCACTTTGCTGCCATACACCCTGAATGTTATAATCCCATATGATGTCTATATCTTTACCTATAAACCATCCATTTCCAGGGTCGTCTGTTGGCAAGGCAAGGGCAACAATTTTATTTCTGTTGAAGGAAAAATTGAAATTGGTATTCCATTTAACAGGACCATTAATAAGATTTTTACTATTCAGGTTTAGTTCTCCTCCACGATTATTGATACGGGCAAGGTTGGAATAAACATTAGAATAGCCGCTAACATTCGGCAATGTCTGTCTAACTAATAAATCACTCGTTTTCTTGTTATAGGCATCAATAGAACCGCTAATGCGATCGTTAAGAATTGAAAAATCAAAACCGGCATTCATCGCGGTAGTTTCTTCCCACTTTAAGTCTGAATTGGCCATTTTCGCCCCAATCTGAACGGTGTTCACATCTGAGGCAGCACCACTACCATTTACAGTTTGGTATTTACCACTCGTTAACTGAGCAAGTGCAGCATATGGATCAACAGTTCCGTTATCAGGGTTACGTAAATCACGGTTACCATTAATACCATACGACAGACGAAGCTTCCCGTAGCTTAACCACTTCTGATTTTTCATGAACGCTTCATCTGTAAATACCCATGCTAATGCTGCTGCCGGGAATGTAGCGCGTTTGAAGTTTACGCCAAAAACGGAATAACCATCTCTACGAACCGAAAGGGTTAATATATAACGGCTCAATAAACTATAATTTATTCTTGCCATCAATGCATCTCCTGTATATACTTTATCTTCACTATTTGTTACAGGTTTGATACCGCTCGAAAGATTATGATAACTTAGCACATCACTGGGAACGAAGCCTTCATTTGAAGCTTGTGTCCACCAGGTCTGGTATTTTTCAGCATTTGCCAATAGTGTTACATCCAGGTTGTGAATGTTGGAGAAGGTTTTGTTCCATTTAAGTAAATTATCCACCTGCCAGTTGTATCGGGTTTCATTGGCTCGTGTTGCAGATCCTCCGGGAGTTACTACATCCGGGTTTCTGGAAGATCGATAATCGAATGTTCTATAGAAATCCAGACCTGGACTAAAATTCAGTTGATAGGTGATTCCGAAAGGCAATTTTACACGTCCATAAACGCTTGCAAAAATTGTATTCTGCTTATTCATGCGTTCATTGTATGTCATACTTAAAAAAGGATTTCTGGCATTTAAACCGCTATCATCTGTTGGAATGCGCCTTAATTGCCCATTTGAAAGGTATTTATCTCCATAAGGTGACAAGTTTAATATCTGAGCCCAATCTGCTTCGGTTGATCCATCCCCTGTTCTGGCTTCATCTCTATCGGCGAATTGGACGTTCATACCCAGGGTTAACCATTTGGCTGCTTCGCCTTCAAGATTTATCCTTCCTCTGATTGCGGTATAGTCACCACCTTCTATAACATTCTGGTTTTTCTGATAGTTTAAAGACATATAGTAGGAAATTTCCTGCTTCTTACCGCTTAAAGAAAGGGTATGATCCTGACGGAAACCAGTTCTAAAGATATCATCATACCAGTTAATTGTTTTTCCGGCCAGATAATTTGCCTTCTCATTTGCAACAAGGCCAAGTCTGTTGAGCCATAAATCAACAGGATCACCAGTTTGCCCATTCAACCATTGGGTGAGGTTAACGCCTTCGGGGAGACTTCTAGGATCGCTATACAAATATTCCGGGGTTGTGGCACCGCTCCGCAACACATCACCTCTCCATGACAAAAATGCTTCATCCTGGTAAGGCCGCATATTTTTAGCAACCTGGGCAAGACCAACATTGGTATTAAGAGTAATGGTTGGAGAATCACCTCTTCCTTTTTTTGTCGTTATCGCAATAACACCTGTTGCCGCTTTAGCTCCGTAAACCGCAAGAGAACTTGCGTCTTTTAAAACGTCTATTCCATCAATATCATTTGGATTAATATCAGCGAGCTGCCCATTGTAAATTACACCATCCAAGACAATAAGTGGTGAGGTTCCTGCACTTAAGGTCGACTTTCCCCTTACCAGTAAGTCTCCGCCACCCTTGGCACTTGAACTAAGACCAACAGACAATCCAGGAATATTACCTTTTAGTACATCTGCTATACTTTGTGGATTTTCATTTTCAAGCTGGGTTGCTTTTACGCTGGAAATGGCGCCGGTAGCATCCCGTTTTGTTGTGGTACCATAGCCTATTACGACAACATCTGTTAGGCTTTTGGATTCTTCAGTTAAAGTAACAGAAATGCTTGTTCTCTGGCCAACTGAAATCTCTTGCGTGGTGAATCCCACGGCAGAAAAAACAAGCGTTGCATTAGGCAGAACTGATATTAAAAAGCTTCCGTCAGCTCCGGAGGATACAGCAGTTTGAGCATTCTTCACTTTTACAGAAATGCCAGGCAGGCCTACCCCGGCTTTGTCTTTAATGGTTCCCTTCACAGCTATGCTTTGTCCAAAACACAGCGTAAATACAAAGCAAACCAATGCAATTAGTAAGGTAATGGTTTTTCTCATTTTATATTTGGTTTAGAATAATTGGATGATACAAACCTATTCTAAATATTTCATTTTCCAAACAAAAAAAATACATAACTATCTATTAAATAGACAGTTATATTAATTTATAATACGATATAGCAACAATGATATAGCTTCATAAAAGCACCCCATCGTTTCCATTTCAAGGATGCTTATTTTTGATTAATACGGCTGGGCAACATCCTTTATTCGTTATTTTTTTTCAGGATAATGAATGCTATACGGTTTTTCGAACGCTGATGCTTTATCAATTGGGCTGATCAATAAGCATAACTGGCTCATTTAATTTATTTGACTATAAATTAGAATTTATATACCGCATAAGGAGTGAGGTTGAAATTGTGGCAAGAAATATATGATCGGGTATTGTATTTAGGAGAGAGTGATAAATGAACACATTTTTCAGACCGCTTAGGCCAAGTAAACTTATTTCATTTTAAGCAAAATGTTAAAGCTGTCATTTATAGCAATGGGTTTTTAGATCTGCAATACAATCTTTAACTGCAGAATGGAAAAGAAGTAATTTTCTGATTCGAATGTATCAACTAAAACACCATTAAAAGTGGATGGTATGCTGCTTGCTGTAGCAATCAGCATGATTACACAATTGCCGGATCCAAAAGCAGCTTTCCCCAATCCCCGTCAGAATTTTTCTTAAGCAAAGCTTTTTTATCAAGCAAAAGCTTTTGCATTTTCGAATTATAGGTCCAGCAGGTGCTTTGGCGAATGTTTAAAATCTCAGATAACTTATAGGAAGAGATGGTACCCTTAGAGGTATAGATCAGAATAAACATGTACAATGCCTTGTTTATGGGGATTTTTGAATTTTGCAGGATGGTATGGGCAATTGCTGATTCATCATAACCGCACTTGGTACATCTTCTACTGAATGAGGTTTGACCTGTAGAGTGTTGCGTGTTCTGACACCTCCTGCAGGCATATCCATGACTCCATTTCAGTTCGGAAAGGTATCTAAAACAACTATCCTTATCTGGATATATCCTGCTGAATTCCTCAAAATCCAACCCCTTTTGCATCACTCTTGCGCGGGTAACTTTCTCTATATTAAGATGAAGTTCAGAAATATCTTTTTTCAGCAAATGGTTCATCACTGAGATCTCTGCATTTTGTCTTTCGATGGTTATGGTCTTTTGCTGAATCTCCTGAGTACGTTCATTGACAAGAACCTGCAGTTGTTCATTTAGGGTTTGGTGTAAGTCATCATTTATTCTCAGCTGTTCAATAATCCTTTTTTGTACCCTGCTTTTTTTCTTTCTGAGTGTACGTATCGCATTTCCTATCGCGAAGGAAACCAATATCATTTCAATAATAAAGCAGATACTTAGACTGTAATAGCTAAGGGTGCCATAAGGAACCCACTTCAAAAGCAGTAAGATCTTGAGCAGAAAACCTGCAACCAGAAATCCATAACCAAAAACTAAAAATCTCGCAGGCCTATAGCCCGATGAGAGTACAGCAATTCCGGCGCTGAAAGCAACAAGCAAAGGAATAAATTCAATGATCTTGAAATTAAATAATGGGGTATAAATCAGGCAAGCGATAAAGAAGATGCCTCTTAAAAGAATGGTAATTAACACCAACTTATAAAACAACGGTGATTTTGACTTGAGATATAAGAAATTACTGGTAAATAATAAACCGAAAATGCTACTCAAAAAAAGCGAAACGCCAAATCCATAAACATTGATATGAGGATTGGTAGGCCAGAGATATTGGAAGGCTATACCATCATTACACATTTCATACATACCGATACTCAGGTTATACAGCACATAAAACAGATACTGTTTACCCTTTACAGCGAAGTACATCAAAAGGTTATACAGGCAAAATACCGCTATCATTCCATAAAAAAGTCCAAATAACAAATATTCTCCCAGAGCGTAGCTGACAAACCATCTCAGATCTCGCAAGACAATAATCGTGCTTACTGAATGCGGTGATTTGATCCGGAGATAATAAGTGAAGACTTGATCAGTATGGTTATTTAAATCATATATGAAATTTTTATGGTCGTATCCTCTATTAGAAAAATCATAATTAGTGCCATAATAATTTGCCTTATAGTTACCCGATCCATCAGGTGCATATAAGGTCAGCTCGCTTATTGACTGATCAAAAAACTCAAGTATCCATTGTTTTGAGCTCTCCTGATTATGTCTGATCTTAAACCGATACCAATAAGCTGACCCTGCATTATCATTTTTAGGGATTCTTAAAGTATTCGAACGGAATCTATGCTGAAATTCTTCACTTATTATCTGTCTAATATTCAATGTAGCTTTAGGATCTTCCAAAACATCAATCTGACCAAACGAAAGCATTGTATGTGGCGAATTATCCTGGATTTGTATAATTTGCTGCGCCTGAGTCGTTTGAGCGAAGCATATTAATAATGTGAACAACGCGGGTATCCGTATAATGCTACTGTAAATGATACTACTAAAGAAATTAATTACACGATACAAGCGGGCGGACGACATCTGTTACATTAATGGTTAGAATAGTCCTAAAATATCAAAACATTATTTCAAGTCCAAACTTTCTGCTCGAATTAATAGCCTATAATGATTTGTAAATATTAGGATAGCTATGGGGATTTACAGGTAGATTTCAAATAAAGCGTTAGAAGAAAAAAAATGGGACGAAAATCTTCTGAAAAGACCTCGTCCCAATGGGGTGGCGATTTGGTAAGTTGCCGACCGATTTTATTACTCAAATTGAGTATTTCGGTGAGAGTACCCCCTCTGTTTCGAGCCAAAATGGCCACCAATTTAATTACCGGATGATGCGCATCACCATAAAAAAATTGCTCTTCAGCACCGTAACCGAAATCAGGAAGTATTCAGGCATGGCCTGAAAGTAACCCGACTGCACACTTATATGTTAACCCGAACTGAACCCTTACATCGTGTTTTTGCAGACCAGCACGTTTTCATTTAGCTGTGTCTTCCACCCTCATAAAAATTATAGAATGCGATAAATACCGAAATGATTCCGAAATTTATCGGCATAAAAAGATTCATTTACAAACAATTAAATATTTAACCAATCAAACAGATGTTTAAGCAATGGTTTCTTTTGCTAAGACAATATGAGTTGTTCCTTCTCCATTTAATCTTTGTATTTTATTGAATCCTAAATCAGCTACATCAATTCCTGAAAAAAGATGCTCTCCGGAACCCAAAAAGATTGGCGAGAGTGCAAAATGCATTTCATCAATATAGCCAGCTTGTAAAAACTGTCGAATGGTTGAAACCCCACCTCCGATCCGTATGTCTTTTCCATCTGCTGTTTCTCTGGCCTTTTCGATTGCTGCCTCAATTCCGCCGGTAATAAAATGAAAGACTGTGCCCCCTTTCATCTCAATCGGTTTTCTTTCATAATGTGTCAATACAAATACAGGAACATGATACGGTGGTTCCTCACCCCACCAGCCTTTCCATTCATCATCCGTCCAGTCCCCGCGGATCGGCCCAAACATATTCCGTCCCATGATCCAAGCACCTATGTTTTCAAATGATCGCTCAATAAAGTCATTATCTGTTCCTTCCGATCCATCATTACGGCCAATCATTTTTCCAAATGCCTTTGTTGGAAACATCCAGTTGTGAACTTCCGTACCTCTTAAACCCAAAGGATCCTTTATACTTTGAGAAGGACCGGCTCCATATCCATCTAATGAGATAGAAAAGCACATCACCTTTATTTTACTTTTTTTGATTTTTTGTTTGTCTAAGTTTTCCATTGGTTTTAAATAGCTGTTATTTATCAAATATACCGGAATAATACTATAACGGTAAGGTATCCTACGGACAAGTTTGGGGTTGATTTGCGACACCAATAAAAGTAATGAACCAACCATGACTTCTGGTCCGGAAGATTCAATACGCTGCTTTTTAAATACGTTGCCATAATTTTTGTTTTTTATTGAAAAAATGTTGTTCTAAAAAGGATTTCTGTTTATACCGTTATGTTTAAATGCATACTCAAACCTAGCAGCTTAGCAGCATTGGCACCCCATTTTGAGCTAAAATGAGCTAAAATGAGCTAAAATGGGCTGAATACGACAGTTATTGAGCTAAAATGAGCCATTATAATTGTGGCAGGCGGCGCAAAACCTGGGCATTGTGGCGGCCCAATACCATTAAGTTAAACCATCCGGCAAGAAAAATAATTTAACCACAGATAGAAAGGATGCACACAGATATAAAAATCTGTGTTTATCTGTGCGCATCTGTGGTTAAAAATTCTTAACTTAATTACATTAGGTGGCGCCCTGCTTAAGGGCAGCATAACCATCGGCGGTGGTGCCATTCTGCGAAAGCAAGCTCCGGCGTTACCTTTTAGGTAGAGAAAAGGTAACGCAGGGGTAACCCTGGGGTAACCTTGGGGTTAACTTGGTAGCAACAAAGGGTACAGAACGGGTAATGCAGGGGTAATTAAATACGGCCCTTTTGCTGGCTTTCCAGGTAGGCCACCAGTAAATCTTTCGCGTAAAAGCGATCGCTACCAGGTTTTTTATAGAGCTTTAACGTGCCATCTTTTACCTTGTGTTTGTAGGTGGACCTTAAAAAATCATTCCTTGATTTGCTTACAAGCTTCAGGGGTTTGCATACATTCACACAATTTGGCTTACCGACCTTTGGGTTATGGAAATGAAACAAATAGCATTGGGCAGCCAGGGTTTGGTTGTGCCTGTGATCGGCCTTGGCTGTATGGGCATGACGGGTTTTGAAAAGGGGCATATGTATGGTCCTGCGGATGAGCAGGAAGCCATCGCAACGATTCAGCGTTCGCTTGAGTTAGGCGGTAATTTTTTAGATACTGCCGATCTGTACGGCCCCCTGAAGAACGAGCAGTTGATCGCTAAAGCGATCAGTGGTAAACGTGACCAGTATATTCTGGCCAGCAAGTTTGGCTGGGAGATCGATGATGACAATAAGGTAACCTGGGCAATTAATGGCAGGAAAGATTACGTAAAGAAGTCTTTGGAGCGTTCGCTCAAAAATCTGAATACAGATTATATCGATCTGTATTACCTGCACCGCCTGGATAAAAATACGCCGATCGAGGAAACGGTTGAGGCAATGGCTGAGCTGGTTCAGGAAGGTAAAATTGGTTATATTGGTTTGTCGGAAGTTTCGTCTGAGACCGTTAAGCGGGCGCATGCGGTGCACCCGATTACTGCCGTACAGAGCGAGTACTCTTTGTTCGAGCGGACGGTTGAAGAACGTGGGGTTTTGGCAACCTTAAAAGAACTGGGTATTGGTTTTGTAGCCTACTCACCGCTAGGCCGTGGGTTCTTATCGGGACAGATCAAAAGCATAGATGACCTGCCTGAAAATGATTTCCGCAGGGCAATCCCGCGTTTCCAGGGTGCGCACTTCGACAAGAATATTGAATTGGTGAAAGCTATCGAAGTAATGGCTGAAGCCAAACAGATCACTTCCTCGCAATTGGCTTTGGCCTGGATTATAAGCAAAGGCATCCTGCCGATCCCTGGAACGAAACGCCGGAAGTACCTGGAGCAAAACATTGCGGCAACAACTATTGAATTAACACGGGCAGATCTATCACAACTGGAGCGCATTGTACCTTTAGGTACGGATACCGGTGCGCCTTATGATGAGTTTAGTATGGGCTTAATTGATTAATTTTGTTTTATGAACGCCATCAACTCCATATCGGAATTTCACCGTTTGCTGTCCTTAACAGAACCCCGCCACCCACTGGTGAGCGTGATCAATTTGGCAGAAAGTATTTTTTTGGAAGACGAGATCTGGAAAGGCTTCGTTAACCGCTTTTATTGCGTGGCACTCAAACGCGAAGCCAGAGGCAAAATCAGGTACGGACAACAGCATTATGATTACGATAAAGGAGTATTGAGTTTTACCGCGCCTAACCAAGTGCAACAACTGGACCTGCAGAATATGGAATGCGGGTCTGGTTATCTCCTGATATTTCACCCAGACTTCCTGTTACAGCATACACTGGCGAACAGCATTCATCACTACGGTTTTTTCGATTACGCGGTTAACGAAGCGCTGCACCTGTCGGCCGAGGAAGAAGATGACCTGATCACGATTCTCCATAAAATAGATAAGGAGTGCCAGCACATCGATAAGCATACCCAAGAGATCATACTTACACAAATCGAGAGCCTGCTAAAGTACTCCAACCGTTTTTATGAGCGGCAGTTTCTGACCCGCAAGAATAATAATTCAGCACTGCTGGCCAGGTTCGAGCAGTTGATTGATGACTACTTTAAAGGCGAGGTACAGGGTTTGCTCACCGTACAACATGTTGCTGCGCAGATGAACCTCTCGCCGAATTACCTGAGTGACCTGCTACGGGTACATACCGGGCAGAACACACAGCAGCATATTCATGAAAAACTGATCGCGAAAGCTAAAGAAAAACTTTCCACAACTAGTCTGTCGGTCAGCGAGATCGCCTATACCCTGGGCTTTGAACACGCGCAATCCTTTAGCACACTTTTCAAAAAGAAGACGAATTTATCGCCGCTGGAATTTCGTCAGACTTTTAGCTGATTACTGGGACAAACGGTGTTCAGAAAATATTCTTCGCTGAAATATTTACCATAGCCCCGTCTGGGTCGATTAGCGCTTGGCGATGCATTCTATCAATCAATAGTATTATCCTTCTTCCACTTTTGAAAACAAGCATTGCCCTGGGATTGTTGTATATAAAACACAAAACCTTATGGACAACTTTACCGTAACCCTTAGT from Flavobacterium sp. W4I14 includes these protein-coding regions:
- a CDS encoding AraC family transcriptional activator of pobA (product_source=KO:K18954; cath_funfam=1.10.10.60; cog=COG2207; ko=KO:K18954; pfam=PF12833; smart=SM00342; superfamily=46689), coding for MNAINSISEFHRLLSLTEPRHPLVSVINLAESIFLEDEIWKGFVNRFYCVALKREARGKIRYGQQHYDYDKGVLSFTAPNQVQQLDLQNMECGSGYLLIFHPDFLLQHTLANSIHHYGFFDYAVNEALHLSAEEEDDLITILHKIDKECQHIDKHTQEIILTQIESLLKYSNRFYERQFLTRKNNNSALLARFEQLIDDYFKGEVQGLLTVQHVAAQMNLSPNYLSDLLRVHTGQNTQQHIHEKLIAKAKEKLSTTSLSVSEIAYTLGFEHAQSFSTLFKKKTNLSPLEFRQTFS